In one window of Candidatus Fonsibacter ubiquis DNA:
- a CDS encoding twin transmembrane helix small protein, whose translation MSDLSRIIAIIALIVVTVILIRGLKSFFLGSNIDDKRKSNKLMQLRVIAQFVAIVILMTLFYFYKN comes from the coding sequence ATGTCAGATTTAAGTAGAATTATTGCTATAATTGCTTTGATAGTAGTAACTGTAATTCTTATACGTGGATTAAAATCCTTTTTCCTTGGAAGCAATATCGATGATAAAAGAAAAAGTAACAAATTAATGCAATTAAGAGTTATCGCTCAGTTTGTTGCCATAGTTATTTTAATGACTTTATTTTATTTTTATAAGAACTAA
- a CDS encoding TlpA family protein disulfide reductase gives MFFLRKFFKYLVYSISLLLFITNHSLPQPIKDLPFKNILVHEIPKEITGEEFIDFSGKKLKFNKFDHQITLVNFWATWCVPCKEEMPSIDKLVDILGKDKIKIYAINLEKINKKKTDKFLSDLKIKNFSTYYDPEYVLANRIGLRGLPTTLIIDQNSKELARVIGSIDFADEKFVSWLKNLQN, from the coding sequence ATGTTTTTTTTGCGTAAATTTTTTAAATATTTAGTTTACTCAATTAGCTTATTGTTATTTATTACTAATCACTCTTTACCACAACCAATTAAAGATCTTCCCTTCAAGAATATCCTCGTTCATGAAATACCAAAAGAAATTACTGGCGAAGAATTTATAGATTTTTCTGGAAAAAAATTAAAATTTAATAAATTTGATCATCAAATTACTCTTGTTAATTTTTGGGCAACTTGGTGCGTTCCTTGCAAAGAAGAAATGCCTTCTATCGATAAATTAGTAGATATTTTAGGTAAAGATAAAATAAAAATATATGCAATTAATCTTGAGAAAATAAATAAAAAAAAAACTGATAAGTTTTTAAGTGATTTGAAAATTAAAAATTTTTCAACTTATTATGATCCAGAGTATGTTCTGGCGAATAGAATTGGACTTCGGGGTTTGCCGACTACTTTAATCATAGATCAAAATAGCAAAGAGTTAGCAAGAGTTATTGGATCAATAGACTTTGCCGATGAAAAATTTGTTTCTTGGTTAAAAAATTTACAGAATTAG
- the argH gene encoding argininosuccinate lyase, whose translation MTKENKNKVWGTRVKKPTSKLLQSINSSIDIDKRLFNEDIDASIAHCEMLSKQKIIKNDSAKKIIYGLKKIKIEIQKNKFQFKKEHEDIHLNVEKRLFEIIGDHAGFLHTARSRNDQVVTDFKLWIKKSAHNIDKNLTLLIKSFLNKAKKNIDVIMPGFTHLKNAQPVLFSHYLLAYVEMFKRDKNRIKNFLENINENPLGSAALAGTSYNIDRHFTSKKLGFKKPTDNSIDSVSDRDFVIEFLFIASLCSVHLSRLAEEIIIWNSDLVNLITLEDNLLTGSSIMPQKKNPDSAELIRGKTGRIFGQLSSMLTTMKGLPLAYFKDMQEDKESVFDAYDSLLLNIQLATELVNGMKPNKTKMLAAAKLGFTTATDFADYLVKKGMSFRDAHKKSATLVNIAEKNNLTLDELDFLTIKKVEKSVEKDVLKIFDLKNSVNSKKSYGGTSPFNVNKMINKYQKELK comes from the coding sequence ATGACTAAAGAAAATAAAAATAAAGTGTGGGGCACAAGAGTTAAAAAACCTACATCAAAACTTTTACAATCTATAAATTCCTCAATTGATATTGATAAAAGATTATTTAATGAAGATATTGATGCATCCATTGCACATTGTGAAATGCTATCAAAACAAAAAATTATTAAAAACGATTCTGCAAAAAAAATTATTTATGGCCTAAAAAAAATTAAAATAGAAATTCAAAAAAATAAATTTCAATTTAAAAAAGAACATGAAGATATTCATCTTAATGTTGAAAAAAGATTATTTGAAATTATAGGAGATCATGCTGGTTTTCTTCATACTGCAAGATCTAGAAATGACCAAGTTGTAACGGATTTTAAACTTTGGATAAAAAAATCTGCGCATAACATTGATAAAAATTTAACTTTACTTATTAAAAGTTTTTTAAATAAAGCTAAAAAAAATATTGATGTAATTATGCCTGGATTTACACATCTTAAAAACGCTCAACCAGTACTTTTTTCTCATTATTTATTAGCTTATGTAGAAATGTTTAAAAGAGATAAAAATAGAATTAAAAATTTTTTAGAAAATATTAATGAGAATCCTTTAGGATCGGCGGCTCTTGCTGGAACTTCATATAATATTGATAGACACTTTACCTCAAAGAAACTTGGATTTAAGAAACCAACTGATAACTCTATTGATTCTGTCTCTGATAGAGATTTTGTTATTGAGTTTTTATTTATAGCCTCTTTATGCTCCGTTCATCTTTCAAGATTAGCTGAAGAGATTATTATTTGGAATTCAGATCTAGTTAATTTAATTACCCTAGAAGATAATTTATTAACAGGATCCTCAATTATGCCTCAAAAAAAGAATCCTGACTCTGCAGAATTAATTAGAGGAAAAACAGGAAGAATATTTGGTCAATTATCTTCTATGTTAACTACTATGAAGGGTCTGCCACTAGCATATTTCAAAGACATGCAAGAAGATAAAGAAAGTGTATTTGATGCATATGATAGTCTTTTGTTAAATATTCAACTTGCAACAGAGTTAGTAAACGGAATGAAGCCAAATAAAACCAAAATGCTAGCTGCGGCAAAACTAGGTTTTACCACTGCAACGGATTTTGCTGATTATTTAGTAAAAAAAGGAATGTCTTTTAGAGATGCTCATAAAAAATCTGCAACGCTTGTAAATATTGCTGAGAAAAATAATCTAACACTTGATGAATTAGATTTTTTAACGATTAAAAAAGTTGAAAAAAGTGTTGAAAAAGATGTCTTAAAAATATTTGATTTAAAAAATTCAGTAAATTCAAAAAAATCTTATGGCGGGACATCACCATTTAATGTTAATAAAATGATTAACAAATATCAAAAAGAGCTTAAATGA
- the lysA gene encoding diaminopimelate decarboxylase — translation MNFLKFKNKKLFYENIAISKLANKIKTPFYLYSLGQLKFNFNNFKKVFKKISPIICFSVKSNSNLKLISELKKLGSGADVVSIGELKIALKAGISPKKIVFSGVGKTEEEIDFAIKKKILLINAESEAEIININRIAKKNNKVVPVGIRINPNISGKTNKKISTGNKDNKFGVSMNTCLQIFNNQYDYEFIKFEAISVHIGSQIMEVNPFKKVLNALSEFNKKINQIGINLKYIDLGGGTGIPYSDDEKNFNLEKYSDLVFNFKKINNVEIIFEPGRSICGNTGILVSKVIYLKDTLKKKFVIIDAAMNDLIRPALYGAKHQIHPLLKNNSNINKYTEFVGPVCESSDTFISYNKYQKLNEGDYVCINNIGAYGRSLASNYNTRPYCAEILINKNKYKVIRPRQKLESLIN, via the coding sequence ATGAATTTTCTAAAATTCAAAAATAAAAAATTATTTTATGAAAATATTGCTATCTCAAAATTAGCAAATAAAATTAAAACTCCTTTTTATCTGTACTCCTTAGGCCAATTAAAATTTAATTTCAATAATTTCAAAAAAGTTTTTAAAAAAATAAGCCCAATTATTTGTTTTTCAGTAAAATCAAATTCAAATTTAAAACTAATTTCTGAATTAAAAAAACTTGGTTCTGGTGCAGATGTTGTTTCAATTGGTGAATTAAAAATTGCTTTAAAAGCAGGTATTTCACCAAAAAAAATAGTATTTTCTGGAGTTGGTAAAACAGAAGAGGAAATCGATTTCGCGATTAAAAAAAAAATTCTTTTAATTAATGCAGAGTCCGAAGCTGAAATTATAAATATTAATAGAATTGCTAAAAAAAATAATAAAGTTGTTCCTGTGGGAATAAGAATTAATCCTAATATTTCTGGAAAAACTAATAAAAAAATATCCACTGGAAATAAAGATAACAAGTTCGGAGTTTCGATGAATACTTGTTTGCAAATATTCAATAATCAATATGATTATGAATTTATAAAATTTGAAGCCATTAGTGTACATATTGGCTCACAAATTATGGAGGTTAATCCTTTTAAAAAGGTTTTAAATGCACTTTCGGAATTTAATAAAAAAATTAATCAAATTGGTATCAATCTTAAATATATTGATTTAGGAGGGGGAACTGGAATTCCTTACTCAGATGATGAGAAGAATTTTAATTTAGAAAAATACTCTGATCTTGTTTTTAATTTCAAAAAAATAAATAATGTGGAAATTATATTTGAACCTGGAAGATCTATTTGTGGAAATACTGGAATATTGGTTTCTAAAGTAATTTACCTAAAAGATACTTTAAAAAAGAAATTTGTAATTATTGATGCCGCAATGAATGATTTGATTAGACCTGCTTTATATGGTGCAAAACATCAAATTCATCCTTTATTAAAAAATAATTCAAATATTAATAAGTATACTGAATTTGTTGGTCCTGTCTGTGAAAGTTCTGATACATTTATTTCTTATAATAAATACCAAAAATTAAATGAGGGAGATTATGTTTGCATTAATAATATTGGAGCTTACGGAAGATCTTTAGCCTCAAATTATAATACAAGGCCCTATTGCGCAGAAATTCTAATTAACAAAAATAAATATAAAGTCATTAGACCAAGGCAAAAATTAGAATCTTTGATTAATTAA
- a CDS encoding lysophospholipid acyltransferase family protein, producing the protein MHFLRSLVFNFATYCGSFFSTLLALPTLVMPRAAMQYLARMLGFYIIFCVRFIINTKIIFKGLDNIPKNRKFFIASAHQSICETFVFNAVLNAPIFIVKAELFKIPFYGWCIKKLGFIGIHREKVTKDHLVFLEKTAETINKETSPLIIFPQGTRIKNNERVPLKKGVSRIYEKANVACIPVKLNTGDVWPKDSFFRFPGEICIEFKKPIEPGLNSNDFMNKLEKEIYD; encoded by the coding sequence ATGCACTTTTTAAGGTCCTTGGTTTTCAATTTTGCAACCTATTGCGGATCCTTTTTTTCAACATTATTAGCTTTGCCTACTTTAGTGATGCCAAGGGCAGCAATGCAATATTTAGCTCGTATGCTTGGTTTCTATATTATCTTTTGTGTAAGATTTATTATTAACACAAAAATAATATTTAAAGGATTAGACAATATTCCAAAAAATAGAAAATTTTTTATAGCATCTGCACACCAATCTATTTGTGAAACTTTTGTTTTTAATGCTGTTCTTAATGCTCCGATTTTTATTGTTAAAGCTGAATTATTTAAAATACCTTTTTATGGATGGTGTATAAAAAAATTAGGGTTTATTGGAATTCATAGAGAAAAGGTAACCAAAGATCACCTTGTCTTTTTAGAAAAAACTGCAGAAACTATTAACAAAGAAACATCGCCTCTAATTATCTTTCCGCAAGGAACTCGAATTAAAAATAATGAAAGAGTCCCCTTAAAAAAAGGTGTTTCAAGAATTTATGAGAAAGCAAACGTAGCCTGTATACCTGTTAAATTAAATACAGGTGATGTTTGGCCAAAAGATAGTTTTTTTAGATTTCCTGGAGAAATTTGCATTGAATTTAAAAAGCCAATTGAGCCAGGTTTAAACTCTAATGATTTTATGAATAAACTTGAAAAAGAAATATATGATTAA
- a CDS encoding prephenate/arogenate dehydrogenase family protein, giving the protein MFKKITIIGLGLIGSSIARAIKKKNLCKNLIAHDKSESVLKTVLKLKIANQIEKNVKKSVENSDLVIICTPLGTYKNIVSNIKNNLKKTCILTDVGSAKIYVTQVVSKLINRNTIWIPAHPIAGTEQSGPRAGFADLFKNRWCIITPTNKKNSSYIKKLNKFWKRIGCKVQYMSAEHHDKVMAITSHIPHLIAYNIVGTAANLEKDTKSEVIKYSASGFRDFTRIASSDPIMWRDIALNNRKQILHMLDKFNSDLKNLKGAILRRDKNKLFKLFSKTRKIRQAIVKAGQDISTPNFGRKN; this is encoded by the coding sequence ATGTTTAAAAAAATAACAATTATAGGCCTGGGTTTAATAGGATCATCAATTGCAAGAGCAATTAAAAAAAAAAATTTATGCAAAAATTTAATTGCTCACGATAAATCAGAGTCGGTTTTAAAGACAGTTTTAAAACTTAAAATAGCAAATCAAATTGAAAAAAATGTAAAAAAAAGTGTTGAGAATTCAGACTTGGTGATTATTTGCACTCCCTTAGGGACTTATAAAAATATTGTCTCTAATATAAAAAATAATTTAAAAAAAACGTGTATTTTAACAGATGTTGGTTCTGCAAAAATTTATGTTACTCAAGTTGTCAGCAAGTTAATTAATAGAAATACAATTTGGATTCCAGCCCACCCAATAGCAGGCACTGAGCAGAGTGGACCTAGAGCAGGTTTTGCTGACTTATTTAAAAATAGATGGTGCATTATTACTCCAACAAATAAAAAAAATTCTAGCTACATTAAAAAATTGAATAAATTTTGGAAGAGAATTGGATGTAAGGTTCAATATATGTCAGCAGAACATCACGATAAAGTTATGGCAATCACTAGTCATATCCCACATTTAATTGCATATAATATCGTTGGCACTGCAGCTAATCTTGAAAAGGATACAAAGTCAGAAGTTATTAAGTATAGCGCCAGTGGATTTAGAGACTTTACCAGAATTGCATCATCAGATCCAATAATGTGGAGAGATATCGCACTAAATAATCGTAAACAAATTCTTCATATGTTAGATAAATTTAATTCTGATTTAAAAAACTTAAAAGGGGCAATTTTAAGAAGAGATAAAAATAAATTATTTAAGTTATTTTCTAAAACTAGAAAGATTAGGCAGGCGATTGTTAAAGCGGGACAGGATATTAGCACCCCTAATTTTGGTAGAAAAAATTAA
- the hisC gene encoding histidinol-phosphate transaminase: MSLRFKNFSNLKYVGGLSQIKNIKNPIKLSANESALGPSKKAISAFVKNSKKLSRYPDGNSNILTQSISKNFKLNPNNIIIGNGSDEIISLACQLFLKPNDEVIVTEYSFLMYRIYAKIHGGKVISAPEDNFKANIDSILAKVTARTKIVFLANPNNPTGTYLDKNEMLLLRKKLRSNILLVVDDAYFEFVINNDYVSGLNLFKNFSNVLITRSFSKIHGLASLRLGWGYGPKNIISGMKLIKPPFNVNSAAQVAGVEALRDKKWLQKNIDHNRKWADIFFENFVNLGILTNVPVANFFLMHFNNKQITADQVFDKFIKSKIILRKMKAYGLPNSLRVTIGNNSENNLFLKTLNKIFDV, encoded by the coding sequence ATGAGTTTAAGATTTAAAAATTTTAGCAATTTAAAATATGTAGGTGGATTATCGCAAATTAAAAATATTAAAAATCCAATAAAATTATCCGCTAATGAATCTGCTTTAGGACCCTCAAAAAAAGCTATCTCTGCATTTGTTAAAAATAGTAAAAAGTTATCTAGGTATCCAGACGGTAACTCAAATATTTTGACTCAATCAATATCAAAAAATTTTAAACTAAATCCAAATAACATTATTATTGGTAATGGTTCTGATGAAATTATTAGCTTAGCTTGTCAATTATTTTTAAAACCAAATGATGAAGTGATAGTCACAGAATACAGTTTTTTAATGTACAGGATTTATGCGAAAATACACGGTGGTAAAGTGATTTCAGCACCAGAGGATAACTTTAAAGCAAATATAGATTCTATCTTAGCAAAGGTTACCGCTCGAACTAAAATTGTTTTTTTAGCTAATCCAAACAATCCAACAGGAACATATTTGGATAAAAACGAGATGTTGTTATTAAGAAAGAAGTTGCGTAGCAATATTTTATTAGTTGTAGATGATGCTTATTTTGAGTTTGTTATCAATAACGATTATGTTTCCGGTTTAAATTTGTTTAAAAATTTTAGTAATGTTCTTATTACTCGATCTTTCTCTAAAATACATGGTCTTGCTAGCTTAAGACTTGGTTGGGGTTATGGGCCAAAAAATATTATTTCAGGCATGAAACTTATAAAACCCCCCTTCAACGTTAATTCAGCAGCACAAGTAGCTGGCGTAGAAGCTTTGCGCGATAAAAAATGGTTACAAAAAAATATAGACCATAATCGTAAATGGGCAGATATTTTTTTTGAAAATTTTGTAAATTTAGGAATCCTAACAAATGTTCCTGTTGCAAATTTTTTTTTAATGCACTTTAACAATAAGCAAATAACTGCAGATCAGGTATTTGATAAATTTATTAAATCTAAAATTATATTAAGAAAAATGAAAGCTTATGGGTTGCCTAATTCATTAAGGGTGACTATTGGAAATAATTCAGAAAATAATCTATTTTTAAAAACTTTAAATAAAATTTTCGATGTTTAA
- the metW gene encoding methionine biosynthesis protein MetW, producing the protein MKLESKIVIDFIKPFTKVLDVGCGDGSILLHLKKEKKIDARGIEIDHEKVKESLSKGLSVVEGDAEKDLINYPDQSFDYVILTQTLQAFYKPRKVLHELLRIGKNAIVSIPNFGYWKVRLSLLLKGRMPVTKTLPNTWHDTPNLHMCTIKDFFDLCNSDEIDIIKSIAVTQNRSSKISSFNLEIKNLYSEFGIFLISKKN; encoded by the coding sequence ATGAAATTAGAGTCAAAAATAGTAATAGATTTTATAAAACCATTCACAAAAGTTCTTGATGTTGGTTGTGGAGATGGAAGTATTCTTCTACATTTAAAAAAAGAAAAAAAAATTGATGCTCGAGGGATTGAGATTGATCACGAAAAGGTCAAAGAAAGCTTAAGTAAAGGTCTTTCTGTTGTAGAGGGAGATGCTGAAAAAGATTTAATTAACTATCCAGATCAATCTTTTGATTACGTAATTTTAACTCAAACTTTACAAGCTTTTTATAAACCTAGAAAAGTTTTACATGAACTTTTGAGAATTGGCAAAAATGCAATTGTCTCTATTCCAAATTTTGGATATTGGAAAGTTAGACTTAGTTTACTGCTTAAAGGAAGAATGCCAGTTACAAAAACTTTACCTAACACATGGCATGACACACCTAATTTACATATGTGCACTATTAAAGATTTTTTTGATTTATGTAATTCTGACGAGATTGATATAATTAAATCAATTGCAGTTACACAAAATCGTTCTTCCAAAATTTCAAGCTTTAATTTAGAGATTAAAAATCTCTATTCTGAATTTGGTATTTTTTTAATTAGTAAAAAAAATTAA
- the gloB gene encoding hydroxyacylglutathione hydrolase has translation MDIHIIPCLKDNYAYIVENKKTKNACVIDPSESAPIKDFLNKNKLNLKFILNTHHHADHVGGNLELKKEFNSKILGFEKDKERIPGIDIVLKNRQIWNFENSDVLIEHVPGHTSGHIFYYFKNEEAAFTGDTLFSFGCGRLFEGSYLEMVNSLKKIKSLPSKTKIFCGHEYTMSNLKFCIEIDKNNAELKKKYNQISNNIKNKLPSVPSDLSDEMNLNIFLKFDDYKFKKQLGFQDLNEVDFFKKIRDLKDNF, from the coding sequence ATGGATATTCATATTATTCCATGCCTCAAAGATAATTATGCATATATTGTGGAAAATAAAAAAACTAAAAATGCCTGTGTAATTGATCCGTCTGAAAGTGCGCCTATTAAAGATTTCTTAAATAAAAATAAATTAAATCTAAAATTTATTTTAAATACGCACCATCATGCTGATCATGTAGGTGGTAACTTAGAACTTAAAAAAGAATTTAATTCAAAAATATTAGGTTTTGAAAAAGATAAGGAGAGAATACCAGGAATTGATATTGTTTTAAAAAATAGACAAATTTGGAATTTTGAAAACTCTGATGTTTTAATAGAACATGTTCCTGGCCATACCTCTGGTCATATATTTTATTATTTTAAAAATGAAGAGGCAGCATTTACTGGGGATACTTTATTTTCTTTTGGATGCGGAAGATTATTTGAAGGTTCTTATTTAGAGATGGTAAATTCTTTAAAGAAAATTAAATCATTACCATCTAAAACTAAAATATTTTGTGGACATGAATATACAATGAGTAATTTAAAATTCTGTATAGAAATAGATAAAAATAATGCTGAATTAAAAAAAAAGTATAATCAAATAAGTAATAATATAAAAAATAAATTACCTAGTGTGCCTTCTGATTTAAGTGATGAAATGAATTTAAATATTTTTTTAAAATTTGATGATTATAAGTTTAAAAAGCAATTAGGATTTCAAGATCTTAATGAAGTAGATTTTTTCAAGAAGATTAGAGATTTAAAAGATAACTTCTAA
- the rplU gene encoding 50S ribosomal protein L21: MTFAVIKTGGKQYKVSANDTIRIEKLDDKAGKKFEFKEVLLTTDNTTTEIGSPMIDGAYVEAELLKQARNDKVIIFKKRRRQNSRRKRGHRQHVSIVKILKIYGKSGKLLAEAKNTNTETKTLEKKVENKTTAKK; the protein is encoded by the coding sequence ATGACCTTTGCAGTAATCAAAACCGGCGGCAAACAATATAAAGTGTCAGCTAACGATACTATTAGAATTGAGAAGCTAGATGATAAAGCTGGTAAAAAATTTGAATTCAAAGAAGTTCTTTTAACCACTGATAATACGACAACTGAAATAGGTTCTCCAATGATTGATGGAGCATATGTTGAGGCAGAACTTTTAAAACAAGCAAGAAATGACAAAGTTATAATTTTTAAAAAAAGAAGAAGACAAAATTCGAGAAGAAAACGTGGGCATAGACAACATGTTTCAATAGTGAAAATTTTAAAAATTTATGGTAAAAGTGGTAAACTTTTAGCTGAGGCTAAAAATACAAATACTGAAACTAAAACTTTAGAAAAAAAAGTTGAAAATAAAACTACGGCTAAAAAATAG
- the rpmA gene encoding 50S ribosomal protein L27: protein MATKKAGGSTKNGRDSAGRRLGVKKFGGQSVIAGNIIMRQRGTKMFPGDNVGMGKDHTIFSKVNGVVKFETKKLGRTYISVIPQ, encoded by the coding sequence ATGGCAACAAAAAAAGCTGGTGGATCGACGAAAAACGGACGCGATAGCGCTGGTAGGCGATTAGGCGTTAAAAAATTTGGTGGTCAATCTGTAATAGCAGGAAATATTATTATGAGACAGAGAGGAACAAAAATGTTCCCTGGTGATAATGTTGGTATGGGAAAAGATCATACCATTTTTTCAAAAGTTAACGGCGTAGTAAAATTCGAGACGAAAAAACTCGGTAGAACTTACATTTCAGTAATCCCTCAATAA
- the obgE gene encoding GTPase ObgE, whose amino-acid sequence MKFLDQVKIMIKAGDGGNGCVAFRREKFIEFGGPYGGDGGDGGSIIVKAVNGLNTLVDYRFAQHHKAQNGFNGSGNNKRGLSGKDLILKVPVGTQIYEEDQKTLLFDLVKEDQEYVLARGGQGGLGNSKFKSSTNRSPRKFTYGKKGEEFIVWLELKLIADVGIIGFPNAGKSSLLSISTRARPKIANYPFTTLNPNLGVVFIDNKEIIIADIPGLIEGAHSGSGLGDKFLKHIERCKSIIHMIDINEDDLVEKYKIIRNELKEFNPDLIKKRELIVFNKIDLIDEKEKKEKIMNFTKKIKKKVYDISVERNINVKNLLRAI is encoded by the coding sequence ATGAAATTTTTAGATCAAGTTAAAATTATGATAAAGGCCGGTGATGGAGGAAATGGCTGTGTTGCCTTCCGAAGAGAAAAATTTATTGAATTTGGTGGCCCATACGGAGGTGATGGTGGTGATGGAGGATCAATAATCGTCAAAGCAGTGAATGGTTTAAATACTTTGGTTGATTATCGTTTTGCTCAACATCATAAGGCTCAAAATGGATTTAATGGTTCTGGAAATAATAAAAGAGGACTATCAGGAAAAGATTTGATTTTGAAAGTACCAGTTGGAACTCAAATATATGAGGAAGATCAAAAAACATTACTTTTTGATCTAGTAAAAGAAGATCAAGAATACGTTTTAGCTAGAGGTGGTCAGGGTGGACTTGGTAATTCAAAGTTTAAAAGTTCAACCAATAGATCTCCAAGAAAATTTACTTATGGAAAAAAAGGCGAAGAATTTATAGTTTGGCTTGAATTAAAATTGATTGCTGATGTTGGAATTATTGGTTTTCCAAATGCCGGAAAATCTAGTCTTCTCTCAATATCAACAAGAGCTAGACCAAAGATTGCTAATTATCCTTTTACAACTTTAAACCCAAATCTTGGAGTAGTTTTTATTGATAATAAAGAAATAATTATTGCCGATATACCAGGTTTAATTGAAGGAGCTCATAGTGGCTCAGGCTTAGGTGATAAATTTTTAAAACATATCGAAAGATGCAAAAGCATTATTCATATGATTGATATTAATGAAGATGATTTAGTAGAAAAATATAAGATTATTAGAAATGAACTTAAAGAATTCAATCCGGATTTAATAAAAAAGAGAGAACTTATTGTATTTAATAAGATTGATTTAATAGATGAAAAAGAAAAAAAAGAGAAAATAATGAATTTTACTAAAAAAATTAAGAAAAAAGTTTATGATATATCCGTTGAAAGAAACATTAATGTAAAAAATTTATTGCGAGCTATCTAA
- the proB gene encoding glutamate 5-kinase, producing MDILKYKTIVIKIGSSLIVDGKNKIKKNWFNKLIEDIYFLIKKNKQVIIVSSGAIALGCDLLKINKKNTKLSQFQAIAAIGQIELINLFKKGFEKKKIKISQILLTLEDTEERRRSLNAKETINNLLRMSVIPIVNENDTVATSEIRYGDNDRLAARVAQICNADCLIMLSDIDGLYSADPKKNKDAKIIKKVTSIDKSIEALASESISSYGTGGMITKIKAAKICIQSGCDMILTSGVINNPIKNLIKNKNFTLFESQSSTLSAKKQWILNSISTKGSIMIDDGAEKALKNGKSLLPIGVTAVEGNFSRGDAVYIINSKNKRIATGISAYSSLDAKKIIGFKTDKIKEILGYVSRGEMVHIDNLVYQAE from the coding sequence ATGGATATTTTGAAATATAAAACAATTGTAATAAAAATAGGTTCGAGCCTGATTGTTGATGGAAAAAATAAAATAAAAAAAAATTGGTTCAATAAGTTAATAGAGGATATCTATTTTTTAATAAAAAAAAATAAACAAGTTATTATTGTATCTTCTGGTGCAATAGCTCTTGGTTGTGATTTATTAAAAATAAATAAAAAAAATACAAAATTAAGCCAATTTCAAGCAATAGCTGCTATTGGTCAAATCGAATTAATTAACCTTTTTAAAAAAGGATTTGAAAAAAAAAAGATTAAAATTTCTCAAATATTACTCACCTTAGAAGACACAGAAGAGAGAAGAAGATCATTAAATGCCAAAGAAACAATCAATAACTTATTAAGAATGTCTGTGATACCAATTGTTAATGAGAACGATACAGTTGCAACTTCTGAGATAAGATACGGTGATAACGACAGACTAGCCGCTCGGGTTGCTCAAATATGTAATGCTGATTGCTTGATCATGCTTTCAGACATAGATGGACTTTATTCTGCAGACCCAAAAAAAAATAAAGATGCTAAAATAATTAAAAAAGTAACTTCTATTGATAAATCTATTGAAGCACTTGCTTCTGAAAGTATAAGTTCTTATGGAACAGGTGGAATGATTACTAAAATTAAAGCTGCAAAAATTTGTATTCAATCTGGTTGTGATATGATTTTAACAAGCGGGGTGATTAATAATCCAATAAAAAATCTTATAAAAAATAAAAATTTCACTTTATTTGAGTCTCAATCATCGACTCTAAGTGCAAAAAAACAATGGATATTAAATTCAATTTCTACCAAAGGATCAATTATGATTGATGATGGTGCGGAAAAAGCATTAAAAAATGGAAAAAGCCTTTTGCCAATAGGAGTAACAGCGGTAGAGGGGAATTTTAGCCGTGGTGATGCAGTTTATATTATAAATTCTAAGAATAAGCGTATTGCAACAGGTATTAGTGCTTATTCAAGTTTAGATGCTAAAAAAATTATTGGTTTTAAAACTGATAAAATTAAGGAAATATTAGGCTACGTTAGCCGGGGTGAAATGGTTCACATAGACAATTTAGTTTATCAAGCTGAGTAA